The following are encoded together in the Synchiropus splendidus isolate RoL2022-P1 chromosome 7, RoL_Sspl_1.0, whole genome shotgun sequence genome:
- the vsig10 gene encoding V-set and immunoglobulin domain-containing protein 10 isoform X2, protein MKLLALLHACFSAAVAASSDGESEVSAEPGDIVLLPCFSSGSGAPSLTSWTGPGLGAAGGLRSSDPPGKRFAVLRDGSLNIATVSAADEGVYFCNTSFAGNVSYHGRVLLHVTPGLRNVSISVTPPSALLNGTFVTSSGSSVTFNCSESWAHSHLLTWSFRGSASSDKLLSNSSSPWLAFTIADVHARDQGVYTCTCRSGDSQRMVESSAELLVYYAPDRHPECMWAPVLDSSHVQFNCSWFGAYPAPTLQWEDGHSVLASAEADSLSVTMNRSQLTSGQMVKCSGHHMAAKQEASCSFTLKLPYPSGDPLTTAVEGANVTLTCTESTSTPPANTTWRRGMRRDEIPPGAKYILSLEGPALRLTIVNLTTDDQGVYFCRSENPLGFQEQEVYLTVKKSSAVTGAIVGVFIAVLIMGSAGIVAKTAYSSRHRICLGAGFGQMEDEHGDVLSLVESDDDEIFQGSVPRLPPLANGSNTTLVQIHRIPSSTPSSTAATTRRLLARVPASWRTQR, encoded by the exons ATGAAGCTTCTCGCGCTGTTGCACGCTTGTTTCTCCGCTGCAG TCGCAGCGTCCAGTGACGGAGAGTCAGAGGTATCGGCGGAGCCCGGAGACATCGTCCTACTTCCGTGTTTCAGCTCCGGGAGCGGGGCTCCGTCCCTCACCTCCTGGACCGGACCGGGACTCGGAGCAGCAGGGGGCCTGCGGAGCTCGGACCCCCCCGGGAAGCGGTTCGCAGTGCTGCGGGACGGAAGTCTCAACATCGCGACGGTCTCAGCGGCAGATGAGGGAGTCTACTTCTGCAACACCTCGTTCGCTGGAAACGTCTCTTACCACGGACGAGTCCTGCTGCACGTGACCC ctggcctgAGAAACGTCTCCATCTCCGTGACTCCACCCTCCGCCCTCTTAAACGGGACATTTGTCACAAGTTCGGGTTCCAGTGTGACCTTCAACTGCTCGGAATCATGGGCTCACTCTCACCTGCTGACCTGGAGCTTCAGGGGCTCCGCATCTAGCGACAAGCTGCTGAGCAACAGCTCCTCGCCCTGGCTGGCCTTCACCATCGCAGACGTCCACGCTAGAGACCAGGGGGTCTACACCTGCACCTGCAGAAGTGGGGACTCACAGCGGATGGTGGAGTCCAGCGCTGAGCTGCTGGTCTACT ACGCGCCCGATCGTCACCCCGAGTGCATGTGGGCGCCAGTGCTGGACTCATCTCATGTCCAGTTCAACTGCTCCTGGTTTGGGGCGTATCCCGCCCCCACACTCCAGTGGGAGGACGGCCACAGCGTGCTGGCCTCTGCCGAGGCCGACAGCCTGTCCGTGACCATGAACCGCTCGCAGCTGACCAGCGGTCAGATGGTTAAGTGCTCGGGTCATCACATGGCGGCCAAACAAGAAGCATCATGCTCCTTCACACTGA AACTCCCGTACCCCAGCGGGGACCCTCTGACCACTGCAGTGGAAGGAGCCAACGTGACACTCACGTGCACAGAGTCCACGTCCACGCCGCCCGCCAACACCACCTGGAGGAGGGGCATGCGGCGGGACGAGATCCCGCCCGGGGCAAAGTACATATTGTCCCTCGAAGGGCCGGCTCTGAGGCTGACCATCGTCAACCTCACCACGGACGACCAGGGGGTCTACTTCTGCCGCAGCGAGAACCCCCTGGGGTTCCAGGAGCAGGAGGTCTACCTCACCGTCAAGA AAAGCTCTGCCGTCACAGGAGCCATCGTCGGCGTCTTCATTGCCGTGCTGATCATGGGCTCGGCCGGCATCGTCGCCAAGACAGCTTACTCCAGCCGACACCGGATCTGCCTTG GAGCTGGTTTTGG GCAAATGGAGGACGAACACGGAGACGTCCTGAGTCTGGTGGAGTCAGACGACGACGAGATCTTCCAGGGTTCTGTCCCGAGACTTCCTCCTCTGGCTAATGGCTCCAACACGACCCTTGTCCAGATACATCGCATCCCCTCCAGTACGCCCTCCAGCACAGCG GCGACCACGAGGAGGCTGCTGGCACGAGTCCCCGCCAGCTGGAGGACACAGCGGTGA
- the vsig10 gene encoding V-set and immunoglobulin domain-containing protein 10 isoform X1: MKLLALLHACFSAAVAASSDGESEVSAEPGDIVLLPCFSSGSGAPSLTSWTGPGLGAAGGLRSSDPPGKRFAVLRDGSLNIATVSAADEGVYFCNTSFAGNVSYHGRVLLHVTPGLRNVSISVTPPSALLNGTFVTSSGSSVTFNCSESWAHSHLLTWSFRGSASSDKLLSNSSSPWLAFTIADVHARDQGVYTCTCRSGDSQRMVESSAELLVYYAPDRHPECMWAPVLDSSHVQFNCSWFGAYPAPTLQWEDGHSVLASAEADSLSVTMNRSQLTSGQMVKCSGHHMAAKQEASCSFTLKLPYPSGDPLTTAVEGANVTLTCTESTSTPPANTTWRRGMRRDEIPPGAKYILSLEGPALRLTIVNLTTDDQGVYFCRSENPLGFQEQEVYLTVKKSSAVTGAIVGVFIAVLIMGSAGIVAKTAYSSRHRICLGAGFGQMEDEHGDVLSLVESDDDEIFQGSVPRLPPLANGSNTTLVQIHRIPSSDHEEAAGTSPRQLEDTAVTEEPADLVTF; this comes from the exons ATGAAGCTTCTCGCGCTGTTGCACGCTTGTTTCTCCGCTGCAG TCGCAGCGTCCAGTGACGGAGAGTCAGAGGTATCGGCGGAGCCCGGAGACATCGTCCTACTTCCGTGTTTCAGCTCCGGGAGCGGGGCTCCGTCCCTCACCTCCTGGACCGGACCGGGACTCGGAGCAGCAGGGGGCCTGCGGAGCTCGGACCCCCCCGGGAAGCGGTTCGCAGTGCTGCGGGACGGAAGTCTCAACATCGCGACGGTCTCAGCGGCAGATGAGGGAGTCTACTTCTGCAACACCTCGTTCGCTGGAAACGTCTCTTACCACGGACGAGTCCTGCTGCACGTGACCC ctggcctgAGAAACGTCTCCATCTCCGTGACTCCACCCTCCGCCCTCTTAAACGGGACATTTGTCACAAGTTCGGGTTCCAGTGTGACCTTCAACTGCTCGGAATCATGGGCTCACTCTCACCTGCTGACCTGGAGCTTCAGGGGCTCCGCATCTAGCGACAAGCTGCTGAGCAACAGCTCCTCGCCCTGGCTGGCCTTCACCATCGCAGACGTCCACGCTAGAGACCAGGGGGTCTACACCTGCACCTGCAGAAGTGGGGACTCACAGCGGATGGTGGAGTCCAGCGCTGAGCTGCTGGTCTACT ACGCGCCCGATCGTCACCCCGAGTGCATGTGGGCGCCAGTGCTGGACTCATCTCATGTCCAGTTCAACTGCTCCTGGTTTGGGGCGTATCCCGCCCCCACACTCCAGTGGGAGGACGGCCACAGCGTGCTGGCCTCTGCCGAGGCCGACAGCCTGTCCGTGACCATGAACCGCTCGCAGCTGACCAGCGGTCAGATGGTTAAGTGCTCGGGTCATCACATGGCGGCCAAACAAGAAGCATCATGCTCCTTCACACTGA AACTCCCGTACCCCAGCGGGGACCCTCTGACCACTGCAGTGGAAGGAGCCAACGTGACACTCACGTGCACAGAGTCCACGTCCACGCCGCCCGCCAACACCACCTGGAGGAGGGGCATGCGGCGGGACGAGATCCCGCCCGGGGCAAAGTACATATTGTCCCTCGAAGGGCCGGCTCTGAGGCTGACCATCGTCAACCTCACCACGGACGACCAGGGGGTCTACTTCTGCCGCAGCGAGAACCCCCTGGGGTTCCAGGAGCAGGAGGTCTACCTCACCGTCAAGA AAAGCTCTGCCGTCACAGGAGCCATCGTCGGCGTCTTCATTGCCGTGCTGATCATGGGCTCGGCCGGCATCGTCGCCAAGACAGCTTACTCCAGCCGACACCGGATCTGCCTTG GAGCTGGTTTTGG GCAAATGGAGGACGAACACGGAGACGTCCTGAGTCTGGTGGAGTCAGACGACGACGAGATCTTCCAGGGTTCTGTCCCGAGACTTCCTCCTCTGGCTAATGGCTCCAACACGACCCTTGTCCAGATACATCGCATCCCCTCCA GCGACCACGAGGAGGCTGCTGGCACGAGTCCCCGCCAGCTGGAGGACACAGCGGTGACGGAGGAGCCGGCGGATCTCGTGACGTTTTAG
- the pebp1 gene encoding phosphatidylethanolamine-binding protein 1 codes for MPADVTQWTGDLALQEVEEKPGQPLVVKYGDLEIDELGKVLTPTQVQARPTTIEWPGCDPSKLYTLVLTDPDAPSRKTPKFREWHHFLVVNMKGNDVSSGKVLSDYVGSGPPRDTGLHRYVWLVYEQPAALSCSEPVLTNRSGDGRGKFKIQDFRKKYGLAAPVAGTCYQAEWDDYVPKLYEQLAGK; via the exons ATGCCCGCTGATGTGACCCAGTGGACCGGAGACCTAGCTCTGCAGGAGGTCGAGGAGAAGCCCGGCCAGCCCTTAGTGGTCAAATATGGAGATTTGGAAATCGATGAGCTCGGAAAAGTGCTGACTCCGACGCAG GTGCAGGCTCGACCCACCACCATCGAGTGGCCCGGATGTGACCCCAGCAAGCTCTACACGCTAGTGCTGACCGACCCGGATGCCCCGAGCAGGAAGACCCCCAAGTTCCG AGAGTGGCATCATTTCCTGGTGGTCAACATGAAGGGAAACGACGTGTCCTCCGGAAAGGTCCTGTCGGACTACGTGGGCTCAGGACCTCCTCGGGACACAG GTCTCCACCGCTACGTGTGGCTGGTCTACGAGCAGCCCGCCGCGCTCTCCTGCTCCGAGCCCGTCCTCACCAACCGCTCCGGGGACGGACGCGGGAAGTTCAAGATCCAGGACTTCAGGAAGAAGTACGGCCTGGCAGCGCCGGTGGCCGGGACCTGCTACCAGGCCGAGTGGGACGACTACGT